From Peromyscus maniculatus bairdii isolate BWxNUB_F1_BW_parent chromosome 19, HU_Pman_BW_mat_3.1, whole genome shotgun sequence, the proteins below share one genomic window:
- the Tmed7 gene encoding transmembrane emp24 domain-containing protein 7, whose translation MPRPGSAPRWAAAAGRCWGCRRLLLPPLLMLLMLLPGPSGASEITFELPDNAKQCFYEDITQGTKCTLEFQVITGGHYDVDCRLEDPDGKVLYKEMKKQYDSFTFTASRNGTYKFCFSNEFSTFTHKTVYFDFQVGEDPPLFPSENRVSALTQMESACVSIHEALKSVIDYQTHFRLREAQGRSRAEDLNTRVAYWSVGEALILLVVSIGQVFLLKSFFSDKRTTTTRVGS comes from the exons ATGCCGCGGCCGGGGTCGGCGCCGCGCTGGGCGGCCGCCGCGGGCCGTTGTTGGGGATGCAggcggctgctgctgccgccgctgctgaTGCTGCTGATGCTGCTGCCGGGCCCGAGCGGCGCCTCCGAGATCACCTTCGAGCTGCCCGACAACGCCAAGCAATGCTTCTACGAGGACATCACTCAGGGCACCAAGTGCACCCTGGAGTTCCAG GTGATCACTGGTGGTCACTATGATGTAGATTGTCGATTGGAAGATCCTGATGGTAAAGTCTTATACAAGGAGATGAAGAAACAGTATGACAGTTTCACCTTCACAGCCTCCAGAAATGGGACATACAAATTCTGCTTCAGCAATGAGTTTTCTACTTTCACACACAAAACAGTGTATTTTGATTTTCAAGTTGGAGAAGACCCACCTTTGTTTCCCAGTGAGAACCGAGTCAGTGCCCTTACCCAG aTGGAATCTGCTTGTGTTTCCATTCATGAAGCTCTGAAGTCCGTCATCGACTATCAGACTCATTTCCGACTGAGGGAGGCTCAAGGCCGAAGCCGAGCAGAGGATCTAAATACAAGAGTGGCCTATTGGTCTGTGGGCGAAGCCCTCATCCTTCTGGTGGTTAGCATAGGGCAGGTGTTTCTTCTGAAAAGTTTCTTCTCGGATAAAAGAACCACCACAACTCGTGTTGGGTCGTAA
- the LOC102917321 gene encoding eukaryotic translation initiation factor 1A yields the protein MPKNKGKGGKNRRRGKNENESEKRELVFKEDGQEYAQVIKMLGNGRLEAMCFDGVRRLCHIRGKLRKKVWINTSDIILIGLRDYQDNKADVILKYNADEARSLKAYGELPEHAKINETDTFGPGDDDEIQFDDIGDDDEDIDDI from the coding sequence ATGCCGAAGAATAAAGGCAAAGGAGGCAAAAACCGGCGCAgaggtaaaaatgaaaatgaatctgAAAAAAGAGAGTTGGTGTTTAAAGAAGACGGGCAAGAGTATGCACAGGTGATCAAAATGCTGGGGAACGGACGCTTGGAAGCCATGTGTTTCGACGGCGTACGGAGGCTGTGCCACATCAGAGGCAAGCTGAGAAAAAAGGTTTGGATAAATACCTCAGACATTATATTGATCGGTCTACGAGACTATCAAGACAACAAAGCTGATGTCATCTTGAAGTACAATGCAGATGAAGCAAGAAGTCTGAAGGCGTATGGAGAACTTCCAGAGCATGCGAAAATCAATGAGACGGACACATTTGGTCCTGGGGATGATGACGAAATCCAGTTTGATGATATTGGAGATGATGATGAAGACATTGATGATATCTAA